One window from the genome of Hyalangium minutum encodes:
- a CDS encoding PEP-utilizing enzyme, which translates to MHAHQGNEAGQGQRTGPVRDREGRVLKGTWILDNHFPRPMPPLSRDAFVQEFPRGFRETCTKYGSPMETMDLCVVDGFVYMQVRPVGAPAEPPPFDPPQSVMKLMFYLHPALVQRRRIASTVFQARPWREDFHHWNTQLKPELIGIHRALLRVKLDELSDSALFAHVAACNAQLRRSMYHHGRLTQTALTSLGDFIVHAQEWTGLDDARLQRLLSGASPVSANRVPQLQVLVEALKASPGAQALLGQQEPPRDVLDALMAHPDVGREAREYLDFVGYRLLGGYDIGSPVGFEQPQLLLVGIRAALESSARPEPGAQDGLAEVRDRVPAQHRPLFDTLLAEARELYRLRDERVLYGDSWSSGVLRRAVLHAGARLVQRGLLEEPHQFLEAELDEMRALLLGEGGPSAEELAARARNRQRLSREVPEMYGPAPKPPPPLSVIPKELQRMVAINMVWARAYADSQAASDRQVVRGIGVSSGRYTGTARRVDGPAELDRVRPGDVLVTYSTSSAYNVALSMVGGLVTDSGGSLSHAAIIAREFGIPGVVGTREATVRIKDGMQVMVDGEAGEVRVLE; encoded by the coding sequence ATGCACGCACATCAAGGAAACGAGGCAGGCCAGGGGCAGCGGACGGGGCCGGTGCGAGACCGGGAAGGGCGGGTGCTTAAGGGGACCTGGATTCTGGACAACCACTTCCCTCGGCCCATGCCTCCGCTGAGCCGGGACGCGTTCGTGCAGGAGTTCCCCCGGGGCTTCAGGGAGACGTGCACGAAGTATGGCTCGCCGATGGAGACCATGGACCTGTGCGTGGTGGACGGCTTCGTCTACATGCAGGTCAGGCCCGTGGGAGCACCGGCAGAGCCTCCTCCGTTTGATCCGCCCCAGTCCGTGATGAAGCTGATGTTCTACCTGCACCCGGCCCTCGTGCAGCGGCGCCGCATCGCGAGCACGGTCTTCCAGGCGCGCCCGTGGCGGGAGGACTTCCACCACTGGAACACGCAGTTGAAGCCCGAGCTGATCGGCATCCACCGGGCGCTGCTGCGAGTGAAGCTCGACGAGCTGTCGGACTCGGCGCTCTTCGCTCATGTGGCGGCATGCAACGCCCAGCTGCGCCGGTCGATGTATCACCATGGCCGCCTGACGCAGACGGCGCTCACCTCGCTGGGGGACTTCATCGTGCATGCCCAGGAGTGGACCGGCCTGGATGATGCGCGGCTGCAGCGGCTGCTGAGCGGTGCGTCTCCCGTGTCCGCCAACCGCGTGCCCCAGCTGCAGGTGCTGGTGGAGGCGCTCAAGGCCTCGCCGGGGGCGCAGGCGCTCCTGGGCCAGCAGGAGCCGCCTCGGGACGTGCTCGACGCGCTGATGGCGCATCCTGATGTGGGGCGCGAGGCCCGCGAGTACCTGGACTTCGTGGGCTACCGGCTGCTCGGCGGCTACGACATCGGCTCGCCGGTGGGCTTCGAGCAGCCCCAGCTGCTGCTGGTGGGCATCCGTGCGGCGCTCGAGTCCTCCGCGCGGCCAGAGCCGGGCGCGCAGGACGGGCTGGCGGAGGTGCGTGATCGCGTCCCCGCTCAGCACCGTCCCCTGTTCGACACGCTCCTGGCCGAGGCGCGGGAGCTCTACCGCCTGAGGGATGAGCGCGTCCTCTATGGAGACTCGTGGAGCTCCGGGGTGCTTCGCCGGGCGGTGCTGCATGCCGGGGCGCGGCTGGTGCAGCGAGGGCTCTTGGAGGAGCCCCACCAGTTCCTGGAGGCGGAGCTGGACGAGATGCGTGCGCTCCTCTTGGGGGAGGGCGGGCCGTCGGCGGAGGAGCTGGCGGCTCGGGCGCGCAACCGACAGCGCCTGAGCCGGGAGGTGCCCGAGATGTATGGCCCAGCTCCCAAGCCACCCCCTCCGCTGTCGGTGATTCCCAAGGAGCTGCAGCGGATGGTGGCCATCAACATGGTCTGGGCACGCGCCTACGCGGACTCCCAGGCCGCCTCGGATCGCCAGGTGGTGCGCGGCATCGGCGTGAGCAGCGGGCGCTACACGGGAACGGCGCGGCGGGTGGACGGGCCCGCAGAGCTCGACCGTGTCCGCCCCGGGGACGTGCTGGTGACGTACTCGACGTCCTCGGCCTACAACGTGGCCCTCTCGATGGTGGGAGGCCTCGTGACGGATTCGGGAGGCTCGCTGTCGCACGCCGCCATCATCGCGCGGGAGTTTGGCATCCCCGGAGTGGTCGGCACGCGGGAGGCCACTGTCCGCATCAAGGATGGCATGCAGGTGATGGTGGATGGGGAGGCGGGGGAGGTTCGGGTGCTGGAGTGA
- a CDS encoding alpha/beta fold hydrolase, with protein sequence MPQNPRIVLFSDLHIGINAATNWYQRSIHEPYLLAAFEYIQRQASSIQELVVVGDLVDQWTYEPSRRPPSFADIAAANPQVFGGVVNGQRVPGALGAAVEALEGRVTYVGGNHDMAVTAKDLTLIRDSKGRSPRFVNSLLYEPPAGRGQVVCTHGHHFSLLNAPDYIQNPRNGLPFAHFITRMAALWSLQQLSHMPPGSTAAALPGGGDPTGWPLAKDALKELLKDLEHGRSSLSDVVLSALLDVTGQSRDLTFEMLDGTRLSVSDVVKTYPSILKSYEETASKNKNVYGSFPGEFALAEVDVLNNITHFAKRLGEDLKYPVVVMGHTHVPVDEDEHQLFMAESLYSNCGFSCPSEPDMKAHDKRRYCTFTEVEIDEAASRFIISTRHVTDEGGVYQVAPQPLTPPKSIAMRKEPQRRAPPGSAIPSSPRVDVPVAPAVASPGAGPMRMNRLASPIEEIRPHYTAVVIGSGYGGAILASRLSRAGQSVCVLERGRERQPGEFPNTVLEATENMQLNMPSAHVGSRTGMFDFHCNPDINVLVGCGLGGTSLINANVSIRAEARVFDNPRWPQALRGEKSKELDAGYSLAEAMLRPQPYPDTRPKLPKLEAMKKSAEAMGQKFYRTAINVTFEDGENAAGVFQKACNNCGDCCSGCNVGAKNTVLMNYLPDAKRHGAEIYCETSVRYVERSSDGKWLVHYQVLDTGREKFDAPLLTVSADIVVLAAGALGSSEILLRSKQQGLPVSDQVGKGFSGNGDVLGFAYNNESAIQGIGFGTRSEHEAGEVGPTITSIIDMRNQEKVEDDLIMEEGAIPGALAPVLPAMLAAAADLEGSNTAPGLVVQQELRKVDSEILGAYHGAVRNTQTYLVMGHDGSDGAMKLEGDRLRIEWAGVGKRPIFETVDKRLMGATQALQGIYTRDPVWEKLLGKSLITVHPLGGCNMADSAEQGVVNHENKVFASNAGEATYDGLYVCDGSVVPTSLGVNPLLTISAISERCAMRLAAERGWTIDYSKKGPMPLLANNRKPGIRFTETMKGFFAPSTDTDYVAAAARGEKEGSSFEFILTIVSEDVDAMMKQPDHSARMVGTVRAPALSDKPLTANQGVFNLFVQDPNEADTRRMKYRMLLTADDGRTFFFTGFKVVTERSITNMWHDTTTLYITVYEGKDESGKVLGRGVLKIAPEDFMHQLTTMDVFNAKDAAERLKLSLEFGKYFAGVLFEYYGGILSPLQFVDTNAPPRKRRPLRAPAPHLYGFKTPDGVDLVLTRYQAGGKGPVMLAHGLGVSSRIFSTDTINTNLLEYLCAHGYDVWLLDYRASTLLPASKAQYTADQIATQDWPTAVAKVREVTGATDIQVIAHCYGSTTFTMAMLAGLQGVRSAVCSQISTHVETPTMVSIKSGLHLPQLLDFVGVKSLTTEAEKGEGLFSRLYDRALAAYPVGKSEHCDSAVCHRISFIYSLLYQHEQLNLLTHDSLHELFGEATITALEGLATMVNKGHVVDAHGENVYLPHLERMAIPIRFIHGERNQCFLPKSTEKTLQVLSERNGAALYSRVVIPDYGHIDCIFGKNAAQDVYGRILEHLEQTQAAEKKDQAQVPAGKESAA encoded by the coding sequence ATGCCCCAGAACCCAAGAATCGTTCTCTTCAGCGATCTCCACATTGGCATCAACGCTGCGACGAATTGGTACCAGCGTTCGATCCACGAGCCGTATCTGCTCGCAGCCTTCGAGTACATCCAGCGGCAGGCGAGCTCCATTCAGGAGCTGGTGGTGGTGGGCGACCTCGTGGATCAGTGGACCTACGAGCCGTCGCGCAGGCCTCCGTCCTTCGCGGACATCGCTGCGGCCAATCCCCAGGTGTTCGGTGGAGTGGTGAATGGGCAGCGGGTTCCCGGCGCGCTCGGTGCGGCGGTGGAGGCGCTCGAGGGGCGTGTCACCTATGTGGGCGGCAACCACGACATGGCGGTGACCGCGAAGGACCTGACCCTCATTCGCGATTCGAAGGGCCGCTCCCCCCGGTTCGTGAACTCGCTGCTGTATGAGCCGCCCGCGGGCAGGGGGCAGGTGGTCTGCACCCATGGTCACCACTTCTCGCTGCTCAATGCTCCCGATTACATCCAGAACCCTCGCAACGGCCTGCCCTTCGCGCACTTCATCACCCGCATGGCGGCGCTGTGGTCCCTCCAGCAGCTGAGCCACATGCCCCCGGGCTCCACCGCGGCCGCGCTCCCGGGAGGCGGCGATCCCACGGGTTGGCCCCTGGCCAAAGACGCACTGAAGGAGCTCCTCAAGGATCTGGAGCACGGGCGGAGCTCCCTGTCAGACGTGGTGCTGAGCGCGCTGCTTGATGTCACCGGCCAGTCGCGTGACCTGACGTTCGAGATGCTCGATGGCACGCGGTTGAGCGTCTCCGACGTGGTGAAGACCTACCCGTCCATCCTCAAGAGCTACGAGGAGACGGCGAGCAAGAACAAGAATGTCTATGGCTCCTTCCCCGGGGAGTTCGCGCTGGCCGAGGTGGACGTGCTCAACAACATCACCCACTTCGCCAAGCGGTTGGGAGAGGACCTCAAGTACCCGGTGGTGGTGATGGGGCACACCCACGTGCCCGTCGATGAGGACGAGCACCAGCTCTTCATGGCGGAGAGCCTTTACTCCAACTGCGGGTTCAGCTGTCCGTCCGAGCCCGACATGAAGGCTCACGACAAGCGTCGCTACTGCACCTTCACCGAGGTGGAGATCGACGAGGCCGCGAGCCGCTTCATCATCAGCACCCGGCACGTCACCGACGAAGGGGGCGTCTATCAGGTGGCCCCTCAGCCGCTCACGCCTCCGAAGAGCATTGCCATGCGCAAGGAGCCGCAGCGGCGCGCGCCTCCTGGCAGCGCGATTCCCTCTTCACCCCGTGTCGATGTCCCTGTTGCCCCCGCTGTTGCTTCTCCCGGAGCTGGTCCCATGCGCATGAATCGTCTCGCTTCACCCATTGAGGAAATTCGCCCCCACTACACCGCTGTGGTCATCGGCTCTGGCTACGGTGGCGCCATCCTCGCCTCCCGCCTGTCGCGCGCTGGCCAGAGCGTCTGCGTGCTGGAGCGCGGCCGCGAGCGCCAGCCCGGTGAGTTCCCCAACACCGTATTGGAGGCCACCGAGAACATGCAGCTGAACATGCCCTCGGCTCATGTGGGCTCGCGCACCGGCATGTTCGATTTCCACTGCAACCCGGACATCAACGTGCTGGTGGGCTGCGGGCTGGGGGGCACCTCCCTCATCAACGCCAACGTCTCCATCCGCGCCGAGGCCCGCGTCTTCGACAACCCGCGCTGGCCCCAGGCCCTGCGCGGTGAGAAGAGCAAGGAGCTCGATGCGGGCTACTCGCTCGCGGAGGCGATGCTGAGGCCCCAGCCCTACCCGGATACCCGCCCCAAGCTCCCCAAGCTGGAGGCGATGAAGAAGTCCGCCGAGGCCATGGGGCAGAAGTTCTACCGCACCGCCATCAACGTGACTTTCGAGGATGGGGAGAATGCCGCCGGCGTGTTCCAGAAGGCCTGCAACAACTGCGGTGACTGCTGCTCCGGCTGCAATGTCGGCGCGAAGAACACCGTGTTGATGAACTACCTGCCGGATGCGAAGCGGCACGGCGCGGAGATCTACTGCGAGACCAGCGTGCGCTACGTCGAGCGCAGCTCGGACGGCAAGTGGCTGGTCCACTACCAGGTGCTGGACACCGGCCGGGAGAAGTTCGACGCCCCGCTGCTGACCGTGTCGGCGGACATCGTCGTGCTGGCGGCGGGCGCGCTGGGCTCCTCCGAGATCCTCCTGCGCTCCAAGCAGCAGGGACTGCCCGTCTCGGATCAGGTGGGCAAGGGCTTCAGCGGCAACGGAGACGTGCTGGGCTTCGCCTACAACAACGAGTCCGCCATCCAGGGCATTGGCTTCGGGACCCGGTCCGAGCACGAGGCGGGGGAGGTGGGGCCCACCATCACCAGCATCATCGACATGCGCAACCAGGAGAAGGTGGAGGACGACCTCATCATGGAGGAGGGCGCCATCCCGGGCGCGCTGGCTCCGGTGCTGCCCGCGATGCTCGCCGCGGCCGCCGACCTCGAGGGCTCTAACACGGCCCCGGGCCTGGTGGTGCAGCAGGAACTGCGCAAGGTCGATAGCGAGATCCTCGGCGCCTACCACGGCGCGGTTCGGAACACGCAGACCTATCTGGTGATGGGCCACGACGGCAGCGACGGCGCCATGAAGCTGGAGGGGGACCGGCTGCGCATCGAGTGGGCGGGCGTGGGCAAGCGGCCCATCTTCGAGACAGTGGACAAGCGCTTGATGGGAGCCACCCAGGCGCTCCAGGGCATCTACACCCGGGATCCCGTCTGGGAGAAGCTGCTCGGCAAGAGCCTCATCACCGTGCACCCGCTGGGTGGCTGCAACATGGCGGACAGCGCCGAGCAGGGCGTGGTCAACCACGAGAACAAGGTCTTCGCCTCCAACGCCGGCGAGGCGACGTACGACGGGCTGTACGTGTGTGATGGCTCCGTCGTCCCCACATCGCTGGGCGTCAACCCGCTGCTCACCATCTCCGCGATCTCCGAGCGCTGCGCCATGCGGCTCGCGGCGGAGCGCGGCTGGACGATCGACTACTCGAAGAAGGGGCCCATGCCCCTGCTGGCCAACAACCGCAAGCCGGGCATCCGCTTCACCGAGACGATGAAGGGCTTCTTCGCCCCGTCCACGGACACGGACTACGTGGCGGCGGCCGCGCGCGGCGAGAAGGAGGGCTCGTCCTTCGAGTTCATCCTCACCATCGTCTCCGAGGACGTCGATGCGATGATGAAGCAGCCGGACCACTCCGCCCGGATGGTGGGCACGGTGCGCGCGCCCGCGCTCTCCGACAAGCCGCTCACCGCCAACCAGGGGGTGTTCAACCTCTTCGTCCAGGATCCCAACGAGGCCGATACCCGGCGGATGAAGTACCGGATGCTGCTGACGGCGGATGATGGCCGCACCTTCTTCTTCACCGGCTTCAAGGTCGTCACGGAGCGGTCCATCACGAACATGTGGCACGACACCACCACCCTCTACATCACCGTGTACGAGGGCAAGGATGAGTCGGGCAAGGTGCTGGGCCGGGGCGTGCTGAAGATCGCTCCGGAAGACTTCATGCACCAGCTCACCACGATGGATGTCTTCAACGCGAAGGACGCGGCGGAGCGCCTGAAGCTGTCGCTGGAGTTCGGCAAGTACTTCGCGGGCGTCCTGTTCGAATACTACGGAGGCATCCTCTCGCCGCTGCAGTTCGTCGACACGAACGCGCCCCCGCGCAAGCGGCGACCGCTGCGTGCGCCAGCGCCCCACCTGTATGGCTTCAAGACCCCCGACGGGGTGGACCTGGTGCTCACGCGCTACCAGGCCGGCGGCAAGGGCCCCGTGATGCTGGCGCACGGCCTGGGCGTGTCCAGCCGCATCTTCTCCACGGACACCATCAACACCAACCTGCTCGAGTACCTCTGCGCCCACGGCTACGACGTGTGGCTGCTGGACTACCGCGCCAGCACGCTGCTGCCCGCCTCGAAGGCCCAGTACACGGCGGATCAGATCGCCACCCAGGACTGGCCGACGGCGGTGGCCAAGGTGCGCGAGGTGACCGGGGCCACGGACATCCAGGTGATCGCGCACTGCTACGGCTCCACCACCTTCACCATGGCCATGCTGGCGGGCCTCCAGGGGGTGCGCTCCGCGGTCTGCTCGCAGATCTCCACCCACGTGGAGACGCCCACGATGGTGTCGATCAAGTCCGGGCTGCACCTGCCGCAGCTCCTGGACTTCGTGGGGGTCAAGTCCCTCACCACCGAGGCCGAGAAGGGCGAGGGCCTCTTCTCGCGGCTCTACGACCGGGCGCTCGCCGCCTACCCGGTGGGGAAGAGCGAGCACTGCGACAGCGCGGTGTGCCACCGCATCAGCTTCATCTACTCGCTGCTCTACCAGCACGAGCAGCTCAACCTGCTGACGCACGACTCGCTGCACGAGCTCTTCGGTGAGGCGACCATCACGGCGCTCGAGGGACTGGCGACCATGGTGAACAAGGGCCATGTGGTGGACGCGCACGGCGAAAACGTCTACCTGCCGCACCTGGAGCGCATGGCCATCCCCATCCGCTTCATCCATGGCGAACGCAACCAGTGCTTCCTGCCGAAGAGCACGGAGAAGACGCTCCAGGTGCTCAGCGAGCGGAACGGCGCGGCGCTCTACTCCCGCGTCGTCATCCCGGACTACGGCCACATCGACTGCATCTTCGGCAAGAACGCGGCCCAGGACGTCTACGGCCGCATCCTCGAGCACCTGGAGCAGACCCAGGCCGCCGAGAAGAAGGATCAGGCGCAGGTCCCGGCCGGGAAGGAGAGTGCAGCGTGA
- a CDS encoding c-type cytochrome yields MNRWLRVYAWVAVVGAVGQVGFAAAAIFQPDVFGTMMATGRVVFSSVWLGNMGMLLIPLSLFMLATARDPVKFAPVAWLVVLEKVLASAYWLRLVLDPAYGKDFLPLLVVDGALAVLPLVLLQLGLPPELRLSLGNLGRAAGAFRPVKMERGGLTWFQRVVWLGSVLNLGFILPALFSQGLIAKAIGAQYVDFSGIWLTMAGIVLLGVSLVYLPAVADPLRRPAAAWIVVSSRVIAAIFWFSIMRQPDRQVFTSFFISDGLFALVQLVLLQTGMPPELRISGANLKALLAEAWDVLVLKGRPLPERVAAALVAVLLGLFGYNTWYYLMRAEPEASYATDEEHYKYGAIGLSMSSRVPYWLWKVMPVLCKDKLPLPEQGWASFGFIQEPNQDLPVGFARRELGYPSVEPNCALCHSGSYRASASSPNGVLPAAPAHELDLEGFQRFLYDCAADPRFTASNVLAAIEKQNPMGTIESLYYRFAIIPMTQSGLLRQRGEYAWQKNRPKQGRGRTDTFNPTKIDVFFMGDDGSLGTTDLPQVWNQKPREKLWLHWDGNNGNIHERNFAAAMAIGATPESVLLPSFNRVTQYLLNLAPPSYPFPINKDAAQRGQGLYEQNCARCHSFQGQDVGGVTPVAEVGTDPHRLQSFTQSLVDNFHKIDMPPFKFDSYRKTQGYSNMPIDGIWARGPYLHNGSVPTLWDLLLPPEQRPTLFYRGYNVFDPERVGYVTQGPEAEAVGFRYDTSVVGNANSGHLYGTQLPEQERRDLLEYLKVL; encoded by the coding sequence GTGAACCGCTGGCTGAGAGTGTATGCGTGGGTGGCCGTGGTGGGCGCGGTGGGGCAGGTGGGGTTCGCGGCCGCGGCCATCTTCCAGCCGGATGTCTTCGGCACGATGATGGCGACAGGGCGGGTGGTGTTCTCCAGCGTCTGGCTGGGGAACATGGGCATGCTGCTCATTCCCCTGAGCCTCTTCATGCTCGCCACCGCCAGGGATCCGGTGAAGTTCGCGCCCGTGGCCTGGCTGGTAGTGCTGGAGAAGGTGCTGGCCTCCGCTTACTGGCTCCGGCTGGTGCTGGATCCGGCCTACGGCAAGGACTTCCTCCCGCTGCTGGTGGTGGATGGAGCGCTGGCGGTGCTGCCGCTGGTGCTCTTGCAGCTGGGCTTGCCGCCGGAGCTTCGGCTGAGCCTGGGCAACCTGGGGCGAGCCGCCGGGGCCTTCCGTCCGGTCAAGATGGAGCGGGGAGGGCTCACCTGGTTCCAGCGGGTGGTGTGGCTGGGCTCGGTGTTGAACCTCGGCTTCATCCTGCCCGCGCTGTTCTCCCAGGGCCTCATCGCGAAGGCCATCGGGGCTCAGTATGTGGATTTCTCGGGGATCTGGCTCACCATGGCGGGCATCGTCCTCCTGGGCGTGTCGCTGGTGTATCTGCCCGCCGTGGCGGATCCCCTGCGGCGCCCGGCGGCGGCCTGGATCGTGGTCAGCTCCCGGGTCATCGCCGCGATCTTCTGGTTCAGCATCATGCGCCAGCCGGATCGCCAGGTGTTCACCTCGTTCTTCATCTCGGATGGCTTGTTCGCCCTGGTGCAGCTGGTGCTCCTCCAGACGGGCATGCCCCCCGAGCTGCGGATCAGCGGCGCCAACCTCAAGGCCTTGCTCGCCGAAGCGTGGGATGTGTTGGTGCTGAAGGGCCGGCCGCTGCCGGAGCGGGTGGCCGCGGCGCTGGTGGCGGTGCTGCTGGGGCTGTTTGGCTACAACACCTGGTACTACCTGATGCGGGCCGAGCCCGAGGCGAGCTACGCCACGGACGAGGAACACTACAAGTACGGCGCCATTGGCTTGAGCATGAGCTCACGCGTTCCCTACTGGTTGTGGAAGGTGATGCCCGTGCTCTGCAAGGACAAGCTCCCTCTCCCGGAGCAGGGCTGGGCCTCCTTCGGCTTCATCCAGGAGCCGAACCAGGATCTGCCTGTCGGGTTCGCCCGGCGGGAACTGGGCTACCCGAGCGTGGAGCCCAACTGCGCGCTCTGCCACAGCGGCTCGTACCGGGCCTCGGCCAGCAGCCCGAATGGGGTGCTCCCGGCCGCTCCCGCCCATGAGCTGGACCTGGAGGGGTTCCAGCGCTTCCTCTACGACTGTGCCGCCGATCCCCGCTTCACCGCGTCCAACGTGCTGGCGGCGATTGAGAAGCAGAACCCGATGGGGACCATCGAGTCCCTGTACTACCGCTTCGCCATCATTCCGATGACGCAGTCGGGTCTGCTTCGCCAGCGGGGCGAGTACGCGTGGCAGAAGAACCGTCCCAAGCAGGGGCGCGGCCGCACCGACACCTTCAACCCCACCAAGATCGACGTCTTCTTCATGGGGGATGACGGCAGCCTTGGCACCACGGATCTCCCGCAGGTGTGGAACCAGAAGCCGAGAGAGAAGCTCTGGCTGCACTGGGATGGAAACAACGGCAACATCCACGAGCGCAACTTCGCGGCGGCCATGGCCATTGGCGCCACGCCTGAGTCGGTGCTGCTGCCCAGCTTCAACCGGGTGACGCAGTACCTGTTGAACCTGGCGCCTCCCTCCTACCCGTTCCCCATCAACAAGGATGCGGCCCAGCGTGGCCAGGGGCTGTACGAACAGAACTGCGCGAGGTGCCACTCGTTCCAGGGCCAGGATGTGGGCGGAGTGACTCCCGTGGCGGAGGTGGGCACGGACCCGCACAGGCTCCAGTCGTTCACCCAGAGCCTCGTGGACAACTTCCACAAGATCGACATGCCGCCCTTCAAGTTCGACTCGTACCGGAAGACGCAGGGCTACAGCAACATGCCCATCGACGGCATCTGGGCCCGTGGCCCGTACCTGCACAACGGCTCGGTGCCCACGCTCTGGGATTTGTTGTTGCCCCCCGAGCAGCGGCCCACGCTCTTCTACCGCGGGTACAACGTCTTCGACCCGGAGCGCGTCGGGTACGTCACTCAGGGGCCAGAGGCTGAGGCTGTGGGCTTCCGCTACGACACGAGCGTGGTGGGTAACGCCAACAGTGGACACCTCTATGGCACCCAGCTGCCGGAGCAGGAGCGCAGGGATCTTCTGGAGTATCTGAAGGTGCTTTGA
- a CDS encoding lipase family protein, which yields MSYSNQQIMMTLAALASTASNQQIFESVEHQEARALKWINKILAEPGLATGGAWQAIWVGLSADRANLSYIAQNASKTQFAVSIRGTDFAIKIDVAEDDDVSEVVSFAEQAGAPAWISQGAMEAFQEVTGTVSSQSKTTLAQELQKLASYHPGAQFFITGHSLGGSVATTVGLYLQNLAKSWSTPVSFQVYTFAAPTAGTQEFAALFAKTFAQSSWRVYNLLDAVPNAWQTLSKVNDFFPGGPKATPIVQDLITKKQASTNGNAYTQPVTKEVPLNQQGLRDMNHIANDTYDFLQQVGFQHDVNTYLTLLEAPTVTVNK from the coding sequence ATGTCCTACAGCAACCAGCAGATCATGATGACGCTCGCGGCCCTCGCGAGCACCGCGTCGAACCAGCAGATCTTCGAGTCGGTCGAGCACCAGGAGGCGCGGGCGCTGAAGTGGATCAACAAGATCCTCGCCGAGCCGGGGCTTGCCACGGGCGGCGCCTGGCAGGCCATCTGGGTCGGGCTGAGCGCGGATCGCGCGAACCTGTCGTACATCGCGCAGAACGCGTCGAAGACCCAGTTCGCGGTCAGCATCCGCGGCACCGACTTCGCGATCAAGATCGACGTGGCCGAGGACGACGACGTGTCAGAGGTCGTGTCCTTCGCTGAGCAGGCCGGTGCGCCGGCGTGGATCTCTCAGGGCGCGATGGAGGCCTTCCAGGAAGTGACGGGCACTGTCTCCTCCCAGAGCAAGACGACGCTCGCGCAGGAGCTGCAGAAGCTGGCCAGCTACCACCCGGGCGCGCAGTTCTTCATCACCGGCCACAGCCTCGGCGGGAGCGTGGCGACCACCGTGGGGCTCTACCTGCAGAACCTGGCGAAGAGCTGGAGCACCCCGGTCTCGTTCCAGGTGTACACCTTCGCGGCGCCCACCGCCGGCACCCAGGAGTTCGCGGCGCTCTTCGCCAAGACCTTCGCCCAGAGCTCGTGGCGCGTCTACAACCTCTTGGATGCGGTTCCCAACGCCTGGCAGACGCTGTCCAAGGTGAACGACTTCTTCCCGGGCGGGCCGAAGGCGACCCCCATCGTCCAGGATCTGATCACCAAGAAGCAGGCCTCCACCAACGGCAACGCCTACACGCAGCCCGTCACCAAAGAGGTGCCGCTCAACCAGCAGGGGCTGCGCGACATGAACCACATCGCCAACGACACTTATGACTTCCTCCAGCAGGTAGGCTTCCAGCACGACGTCAACACGTACCTGACGCTGCTCGAGGCGCCGACGGTCACCGTCAATAAGTAA
- a CDS encoding PEP/pyruvate-binding domain-containing protein, with protein sequence MDAQNVVALEDAVEAGHFGGKAAGLARAVRAGLPVPPGLAIGWELAARVEGKSPEAVERLRQQASGLRFPVAVRSSGLEEDSRGRSFAGQHLSQLGVGTLVSLVEAVGEVVRSASASTVYRQRMGVSASLRMGVVVQEMVRASVAGILFTCDPVTGRDERLVEAAWGLGEVVVQGQVIPDRFRMDRQGRLLERVAGEKPVEIQLGEDGGTRQVEVEPARRTGLCLTEAQCGELHRLASACEQAYGGKLDIEWALGERGLALLQCRPVTRAAPPRKSIF encoded by the coding sequence ATGGACGCGCAGAACGTGGTGGCACTCGAGGACGCCGTGGAGGCGGGCCACTTTGGCGGCAAGGCGGCGGGGCTCGCGCGGGCTGTGCGCGCGGGGCTGCCGGTGCCTCCGGGCCTGGCGATCGGCTGGGAGCTGGCGGCGAGGGTGGAGGGCAAGTCCCCCGAGGCCGTGGAGCGGCTGCGCCAGCAGGCCTCGGGCCTGCGCTTCCCGGTGGCGGTGCGCTCTTCGGGTCTGGAGGAGGACAGCCGTGGGAGGAGCTTCGCGGGGCAGCACCTGAGCCAGCTGGGAGTGGGGACGCTGGTGTCCTTGGTGGAGGCGGTGGGCGAGGTGGTGAGGTCCGCCAGTGCATCCACCGTGTACCGGCAGCGGATGGGCGTGTCCGCGAGCCTGCGCATGGGGGTGGTGGTTCAGGAGATGGTGCGCGCGAGCGTCGCGGGCATCCTCTTCACGTGCGATCCAGTGACGGGGCGAGACGAGCGTCTGGTGGAGGCGGCCTGGGGGCTGGGTGAGGTGGTGGTGCAGGGGCAGGTGATACCGGATCGCTTCCGGATGGATCGACAGGGCCGGCTGCTCGAGCGCGTGGCGGGGGAGAAGCCCGTGGAGATTCAGCTCGGGGAGGACGGCGGCACGCGGCAGGTGGAGGTGGAGCCCGCCCGCCGGACGGGGCTCTGCCTCACGGAGGCGCAGTGCGGAGAGCTCCATCGCCTGGCCAGCGCTTGTGAGCAGGCCTATGGCGGGAAGCTCGATATTGAATGGGCGCTGGGGGAGCGCGGGCTCGCGCTGCTCCAGTGCCGCCCGGTGACCCGGGCCGCGCCGCCGCGCAAGTCGATCTTCTGA